In Nocardia yunnanensis, one DNA window encodes the following:
- a CDS encoding PH domain-containing protein, with translation MSQPSAAGGNSTAPGRNATAPGGILADPARRPSPRAKLLWALSAALSWVVPILGVGIWALFDTQRRGIQALVFVIVLLAAIFSIVGIPLWRYAVHRWEITDEAVYTRTGWFTQESRVAPITRVQTVDTYRGPLERLLGLATVTVTTASSAGAVHISALALADARDTVAQLTAIAAQHRGDAT, from the coding sequence ATGTCCCAGCCCTCCGCCGCCGGCGGAAACTCCACTGCCCCCGGCAGGAACGCCACCGCGCCCGGCGGCATACTGGCCGACCCGGCGCGGCGTCCGAGCCCGCGCGCCAAACTGCTGTGGGCGCTGAGCGCCGCCCTGTCCTGGGTGGTCCCGATCCTGGGCGTGGGCATCTGGGCGCTGTTCGACACCCAGCGGCGCGGCATCCAGGCGCTGGTGTTCGTCATCGTGCTGCTGGCAGCGATATTCAGCATCGTGGGGATCCCGCTGTGGCGCTACGCGGTACACCGCTGGGAGATCACCGACGAGGCCGTGTACACCCGCACCGGATGGTTCACCCAGGAGAGCCGGGTCGCGCCCATCACTCGGGTGCAGACCGTCGACACCTACCGGGGTCCGCTGGAACGCCTGCTCGGCCTGGCCACCGTCACGGTCACCACCGCCTCCTCCGCCGGGGCCGTGCACATCAGCGCGCTCGCCCTGGCCGACGCCCGCGACACCGTCGCCCAGCTCACCGCCATCGCCGCACAGCATCGGGGGGACGCCACGTGA
- the mshB gene encoding N-acetyl-1-D-myo-inositol-2-amino-2-deoxy-alpha-D-glucopyranoside deacetylase, which translates to MTDPAAHGLLLVHAHPDDESITTGGTIAHYRKRGLPVTVVTCTLGEEGEVIGDEYAHLVAGQADQLGGYRILELTRALAELDAGVPRFLGGAGRWRDSGMAGTPSARNPRAFVNSGQAAVDALVQVILELRPRVVVGYDPHGGYGHPDHIRAHEITMAAVDTAADWGWTVPKVYWTVTDAAVLAMHTEALKRRTVDQLPGALPRGWRLPAPSELACVPADSVTTTVDVSDALAAKRAALRAHATQVTVAPSGREFALSNDIAQPVLPEEHYILVRGERGPLGPDGREHDLFAGLE; encoded by the coding sequence GTGACCGACCCGGCCGCGCACGGCCTGCTGCTGGTGCACGCCCATCCCGACGACGAGTCCATCACCACCGGCGGCACCATCGCCCACTATCGCAAGCGCGGACTGCCCGTCACGGTGGTGACCTGCACGCTCGGCGAGGAGGGCGAGGTCATCGGGGACGAGTACGCGCATCTGGTGGCCGGGCAGGCCGATCAGCTGGGCGGCTACCGGATTCTCGAATTGACCAGGGCGCTGGCCGAACTGGATGCCGGTGTCCCGCGTTTTCTGGGCGGCGCGGGCCGCTGGCGGGATTCCGGCATGGCCGGGACGCCCTCGGCGCGCAATCCGCGCGCGTTCGTGAACTCGGGCCAGGCCGCGGTCGACGCCCTGGTGCAGGTGATCCTGGAGCTGCGGCCGCGCGTGGTGGTCGGCTACGACCCGCACGGCGGTTACGGGCACCCGGATCACATTCGGGCGCACGAGATCACCATGGCCGCGGTCGACACGGCCGCCGACTGGGGTTGGACGGTCCCGAAGGTGTATTGGACGGTCACCGACGCGGCCGTGCTGGCCATGCACACCGAGGCGCTCAAGCGCCGCACCGTCGATCAGCTGCCGGGCGCCCTGCCGCGCGGCTGGCGACTCCCCGCTCCGAGCGAATTGGCCTGTGTCCCAGCCGATTCCGTGACCACCACCGTCGACGTGTCGGATGCGCTGGCCGCCAAACGGGCCGCACTGCGGGCGCACGCCACCCAGGTCACGGTCGCCCCGTCGGGCCGGGAGTTCGCTTTGTCGAACGATATCGCGCAACCGGTGCTGCCGGAGGAGCATTACATTCTGGTGCGCGGCGAGCGCGGCCCGCTCGGCCCCGACGGCCGCGAACACGATCTCTTCGCCGGGCTGGAATGA
- a CDS encoding FAD-binding oxidoreductase, giving the protein MGFDELRNTVRGRVLTAGDDDFDAAARPWSLAVAQPVAAVVVAADAADAAAVVRYAASAGRRVVTQPTGHGAAGGVDDAILLRTAALDRLEIDPAARVARAGAGVPWGRVQAAAAEHGLTGLAGSNPVVGVTGYTLGGGLGWFARKHGFASNAVRAFEIVDAEGRAARVTADGDPDLFWALSGGGGDFAVVTGLEFELFPAPGLYGGRIVWPAERLQEVWEAFRALTSQAPDELSAWFQRFQFPQAPEMVAVDVAYLGDPAEGRALTAVLDGLGGAVSDQRAAMSVADLGAITAEPSDPSPAISRAELLPELTPEAEKIIVGESVAPLVNIQVRQLGGALARPAAGARGAMPEQYAVYLLGLGLPQLRDAVHAKLNAVVAELGGQVSGRKPFTFLAPGESAAAAFDAATLDRLRAVKRDRDPSGVIRSNFPV; this is encoded by the coding sequence ATGGGATTCGACGAACTGCGCAACACCGTCCGGGGCCGCGTTCTCACGGCCGGTGACGACGATTTCGACGCGGCCGCGCGGCCGTGGAGCCTGGCGGTCGCCCAGCCGGTGGCCGCGGTGGTGGTGGCCGCCGACGCCGCCGATGCGGCGGCCGTGGTGCGCTACGCGGCGTCCGCGGGCCGGCGGGTGGTCACGCAGCCGACCGGGCACGGTGCGGCCGGCGGCGTGGACGACGCCATTCTGCTGCGCACCGCGGCGCTGGATCGGCTGGAGATCGATCCGGCCGCGCGGGTGGCGCGGGCCGGTGCGGGCGTGCCCTGGGGCCGGGTGCAGGCCGCGGCGGCCGAGCACGGGCTGACGGGTCTGGCGGGCAGCAATCCGGTGGTCGGCGTGACCGGGTACACGCTGGGCGGCGGCCTGGGCTGGTTCGCGCGCAAGCACGGGTTCGCGTCGAATGCGGTGCGCGCCTTCGAGATCGTGGATGCCGAGGGCCGCGCGGCCCGGGTGACCGCGGACGGTGATCCGGATCTGTTCTGGGCATTGTCCGGTGGCGGTGGCGATTTCGCCGTGGTCACGGGATTGGAGTTCGAGCTGTTCCCCGCGCCGGGGCTCTACGGCGGCCGCATCGTGTGGCCGGCCGAGCGGCTGCAGGAAGTGTGGGAAGCGTTCCGCGCCTTGACTTCTCAGGCTCCCGACGAGCTGTCGGCGTGGTTCCAGCGCTTCCAGTTCCCGCAGGCCCCGGAGATGGTGGCGGTGGATGTCGCCTATCTGGGGGATCCGGCGGAGGGCCGGGCGCTGACCGCGGTCCTCGACGGTCTCGGTGGCGCGGTCAGCGACCAGCGGGCCGCCATGTCCGTGGCCGACCTGGGCGCCATCACCGCCGAGCCGAGCGACCCCAGCCCGGCCATCTCCCGCGCGGAGCTGCTGCCGGAGCTGACGCCTGAGGCCGAGAAGATCATTGTCGGGGAATCCGTTGCGCCCCTGGTGAATATCCAGGTCCGCCAGCTCGGCGGTGCGCTGGCGCGGCCGGCGGCGGGTGCGCGCGGCGCGATGCCCGAGCAGTACGCCGTCTATCTGCTCGGCCTCGGACTGCCGCAGTTGCGGGATGCGGTGCACGCCAAGCTGAATGCCGTGGTGGCGGAACTCGGCGGTCAGGTCTCCGGCCGCAAACCGTTCACCTTCCTGGCTCCCGGCGAGTCCGCGGCCGCCGCCTTCGACGCCGCGACCCTCGACCGCCTGCGCGCGGTGAAGCGGGACCGTGACCCGAGCGGCGTGATCCGCTCCAACTTCCCGGTGTAG
- a CDS encoding PH domain-containing protein — MSEPREPDGYPDSPPTEVLSPIAPPIGPAAASWQRLDKRMLLVHPVTELVRYIPVLIATLVAGARSDNPLWSLGVVAIIVAFALTRWFTTTYRITPENVEVRTGLVQRKRLSVPRNRVRSVDVQADLLHRALGLAVLTIGTGQHADKKDQFKLDSLDAKLVPDLRLALLAHTREGAESTAAQQVPTADGAPADADDDRPGVEIAHWQADWVRYAPLSLTGFAFVAPIVGLAFQYGFAQLFLKSGTVQDVGHRGASVIAGVVALLIVALIVVVSLAACARYLMTWFGLRVEDNGKTLTIRHGLFTTRQTTLDLARLRGATVNEPLLLRLARAAELEAVMVGTSPRQKILPQAPRAAVDRTLAHLLTANTENSPRHSGAFLAGIHSASVDPGQEHAGMTGVSRAGMTGVSRAGMTGVSHAGMTGGYGVPAPVAAGTVPALVTASLRSHGPAALRRRYTRALGPLALVAVVFLAIPLGGGHIPSWLWIVLAVAVPIAAVLAWDRYRGLGHAVIPAANGNPTWLITRSGSLDRDRDCLEAPGVIGWTVRQTFFQRRAGVATVVAASAAGKKRYRVIDLPIDQAWALIEAVTPGRLG, encoded by the coding sequence GTGAGCGAACCGCGCGAACCGGACGGGTACCCGGATTCCCCTCCGACAGAGGTGCTTTCGCCGATCGCGCCGCCGATCGGACCCGCCGCCGCGAGCTGGCAGCGACTCGACAAGCGCATGCTGCTGGTGCACCCGGTCACCGAACTCGTCCGCTACATCCCGGTGCTGATCGCCACGCTGGTCGCGGGCGCGCGCAGCGACAACCCCCTGTGGAGCCTCGGGGTGGTGGCGATCATCGTGGCGTTCGCGCTCACCCGCTGGTTCACCACCACTTATCGCATCACACCGGAGAACGTGGAGGTGCGCACCGGACTGGTGCAGCGCAAGCGACTGTCGGTGCCGCGCAACCGGGTTCGCTCGGTCGACGTGCAGGCCGATCTGCTGCACCGGGCGCTGGGACTGGCCGTGCTGACCATCGGCACCGGACAGCACGCGGACAAGAAGGACCAGTTCAAACTGGACTCGCTGGACGCCAAACTGGTGCCGGACCTGCGGCTGGCACTGCTGGCCCACACCCGGGAGGGCGCGGAATCGACTGCCGCCCAACAGGTTCCGACGGCCGACGGCGCACCGGCGGATGCCGACGACGATCGTCCCGGGGTGGAGATCGCGCACTGGCAGGCGGACTGGGTGCGCTACGCGCCGCTGTCGCTGACCGGGTTCGCTTTCGTCGCCCCCATCGTGGGTCTGGCCTTCCAATACGGTTTCGCCCAGCTCTTCCTGAAATCCGGGACCGTGCAGGATGTCGGGCATCGCGGCGCGAGCGTCATCGCCGGGGTGGTCGCCCTGCTGATCGTGGCGCTGATCGTGGTGGTCAGCCTCGCCGCCTGCGCTCGCTATCTCATGACCTGGTTCGGTCTGCGGGTCGAGGACAACGGCAAGACCCTCACCATTCGCCACGGCCTGTTCACCACCCGCCAGACCACCCTCGACCTGGCCCGGCTGCGCGGCGCGACCGTCAACGAGCCACTGCTGCTGCGCCTGGCCCGCGCCGCCGAACTGGAGGCCGTCATGGTCGGCACCAGCCCGCGCCAGAAGATCCTGCCGCAGGCCCCGCGCGCCGCCGTCGACCGCACCCTCGCCCACCTGCTCACCGCCAATACGGAGAACTCACCTCGTCATTCCGGCGCGTTTTTGGCCGGAATCCACAGTGCCAGTGTGGATCCCGGCCAAGAGCACGCCGGGATGACAGGGGTGTCTCGCGCCGGGATGACAGGGGTGTCTCGCGCCGGGATGACAGGGGTGTCTCACGCCGGGATGACGGGGGGATACGGAGTCCCCGCACCGGTTGCGGCCGGCACAGTCCCCGCGTTGGTTACTGCCAGCCTGCGGTCGCACGGCCCCGCTGCGCTTCGCCGCCGGTACACCCGCGCATTGGGTCCGCTGGCGCTCGTCGCGGTTGTGTTTCTCGCGATTCCCCTTGGCGGCGGTCACATTCCGTCGTGGCTGTGGATCGTGCTGGCCGTTGCCGTGCCGATCGCGGCGGTGCTGGCGTGGGACCGGTATCGCGGTCTCGGGCACGCGGTGATTCCCGCCGCCAACGGCAATCCCACCTGGCTGATCACCCGCAGCGGCTCGCTGGATCGTGACCGCGACTGCCTGGAGGCGCCGGGCGTCATCGGCTGGACCGTGCGCCAGACGTTCTTTCAGCGCCGGGCGGGCGTGGCGACCGTGGTGGCCGCCTCCGCCGCGGGCAAGAAGCGCTACCGCGTCATCGATCTGCCGATCGACCAGGCGTGGGCGCTCATCGAGGCGGTCACGCCCGGCCGGCTCGGCTGA
- a CDS encoding ABC transporter family substrate-binding protein produces MPEVRTGAQRRASLRVVLVLVAALLGVATGCTANPPPPIESTDSPKTQPAKPGNKSVTVAVDDIGIGFNPHLRSQQSPATAAVASMVLPSPFRAGPTPGVPGGTDWIMDPTLMVSADVTSQEPFTITYQINHDANWSDGVPIAAEDFKYLWQQMMTQPGAVDPAGYRLITDVASSVGGKTVTVTMSQPYPAWRQLFSDLLPQHLIKDSGFEQGLIDTIRISGGPFRIKQADRGREEILLERNDRYWGRSAVPDQILLRRGGTPAQVAESLRVGDAQMALVHGGVALQAQLAAIPSVRTAIMAQAREMQLVLNGRSGDLSDVRVRRAVLGLLDPVLLATVGAQTGSWVEPVRAQVLTPSDPGYVATEPPRLSQDEAFGLLAEAGFARAAETPAVPSSTSPAPQPRSLAKNGKSLTVRIGAVDGDTTALAVANTAADQLRSAGIDVIVRSVSAAQLYGKELTDVGIDAVVGWERAGEDPATVLASRYGCAPAPLPGDGGDSTVVDGAKKSPSNLSGVCDPTLQPAIDSALRGIDVGKVIGDLEPKLWELATVLPIVQDTQVAAAGPRVDGASLSGAIQTGIFADAANWRRLS; encoded by the coding sequence GTGCCGGAGGTGAGAACAGGGGCGCAGAGGCGCGCGTCGCTGCGTGTGGTGCTGGTGCTGGTGGCGGCCCTGTTGGGGGTTGCGACCGGGTGCACTGCTAATCCGCCGCCGCCGATCGAGTCGACGGACAGTCCGAAGACGCAGCCGGCCAAGCCCGGCAATAAGTCGGTGACGGTGGCCGTCGACGATATTGGGATCGGGTTCAATCCGCATTTGCGGTCGCAGCAGTCGCCGGCTACGGCGGCGGTGGCGTCGATGGTGTTGCCGAGTCCGTTTCGGGCGGGGCCGACGCCGGGGGTGCCGGGCGGGACGGACTGGATCATGGATCCGACGTTGATGGTGTCGGCGGATGTGACGTCGCAGGAACCGTTCACCATCACCTATCAGATCAACCACGACGCCAACTGGTCCGATGGGGTGCCGATCGCGGCCGAGGACTTCAAATACCTGTGGCAGCAGATGATGACGCAGCCGGGTGCGGTGGATCCGGCGGGTTATCGGCTGATCACGGATGTCGCGTCGTCGGTGGGCGGCAAGACGGTGACGGTGACCATGTCGCAGCCGTATCCGGCATGGCGGCAACTGTTCTCGGACCTGCTGCCGCAGCATCTGATCAAGGATTCCGGGTTCGAGCAGGGGCTCATCGACACCATCCGGATCTCGGGGGGCCCGTTCCGGATCAAGCAGGCCGATCGCGGCCGCGAGGAGATCCTGCTGGAACGCAACGACCGCTATTGGGGTCGCTCGGCGGTGCCGGATCAGATTCTGTTGCGGCGCGGTGGAACTCCCGCGCAGGTGGCGGAGTCGCTGCGGGTCGGGGACGCGCAGATGGCGCTGGTGCACGGCGGGGTGGCGTTGCAGGCGCAGCTGGCGGCGATCCCCTCGGTGCGCACGGCCATCATGGCGCAGGCGCGCGAGATGCAGCTGGTGCTCAACGGCCGCAGCGGCGATCTGTCCGATGTGCGAGTGCGCCGGGCGGTGCTGGGGTTGCTGGATCCGGTGCTGCTGGCCACGGTCGGCGCGCAGACCGGCAGCTGGGTGGAGCCGGTGCGGGCGCAGGTGCTCACCCCCTCGGATCCCGGCTATGTGGCGACGGAACCGCCGCGGCTGAGCCAGGACGAGGCGTTCGGGTTGCTCGCGGAGGCCGGATTCGCCCGGGCCGCCGAGACTCCCGCGGTGCCGTCCTCGACTTCGCCCGCGCCGCAACCGCGTTCGCTGGCCAAGAACGGCAAATCGCTGACCGTGCGGATCGGCGCGGTGGACGGTGACACCACCGCGCTGGCGGTGGCCAATACCGCGGCGGACCAATTGCGCAGCGCCGGAATCGATGTCATCGTGCGCAGCGTGTCGGCGGCCCAGCTGTACGGCAAGGAGCTGACCGATGTCGGCATCGACGCGGTGGTCGGCTGGGAGCGCGCCGGCGAGGATCCGGCGACCGTGCTGGCCTCGCGCTACGGTTGCGCGCCCGCGCCGCTGCCCGGCGACGGCGGCGATTCGACCGTGGTCGACGGCGCGAAGAAGTCCCCGTCGAATCTGTCCGGGGTGTGCGATCCGACCCTGCAGCCCGCCATCGACTCCGCCCTGCGCGGCATCGATGTGGGCAAGGTGATCGGCGACCTCGAACCCAAGCTGTGGGAGCTGGCGACCGTGCTGCCGATCGTGCAGGACACCCAGGTGGCCGCGGCCGGGCCGCGGGTGGACGGCGCCTCGCTGAGCGGCGCCATCCAAACCGGCATCTTCGCCGATGCCGCCAACTGGCGGAGGCTGTCGTGA